In one window of Megalopta genalis isolate 19385.01 chromosome 4, iyMegGena1_principal, whole genome shotgun sequence DNA:
- the LOC117218442 gene encoding alpha-tocopherol transfer protein-like isoform X2 — protein sequence MFRESCIRARGFRVSKMLLIQPSEEMSKQIREELNENVTTRDKDVEIIKEWLSKQPHLPKFDDDQRIMTFLRGCKFSLEKCKRKLDMYFTMRTAIPEFFADRDITRPELREISKLIQIPPLPGLTKNGRRVIIMRGIDKEIPTPNITEAMKMVMMIGDIRLKEELVGVAGDVYILDASVATPAHFAKFTPTVVKKFLVCVQEAYPVKLKEVHVVNVSPLVDTIVNFVKPFIKEKIRNRIFMHSNLETLYDYIPQEILPKEYGGDAGPIQDIHDTWMKKLEEYGPWFKEQESVKSNEALRPGKPKTQDDLFGLDGSFRQLSID from the exons ATGTTTCGTGAGTCATGCATTAGAGCGAGAGGCTTTCGCGTGTCGAAA ATGTTGCTGATTCAGCCGTCAGAGGAGATGTCGAAACAGATTCGCGAGGAGTTGAACGAGAACGTAACGACACGCGACAAAGACGTCGAAATCATCAAAGAATGGCTATCCAAACAACCACATTTGCCCAAGTTCGATG aCGATCAAAGGATAATGACGTTCCTGCGAGGCTGTAAGTTCTCCTTGGAAAAGTGCAAAAGAAAGTTGGACATGTATTTTACGATGAGAACAGCGATCCCCGAGTTTTTCGCTGACCGAGACATTACGAGGCCAGAACTGAGGGAAATCAGCAAACTGAT ACAAATCCCACCGTTGCCCGGTCTGACGAAAAACGGTCGTCGCGTGATCATCATGCGGGGAATCGACAAGGAAATACCTACCCCGAACATAACGGAGGCGATGAAGATGGTGATGATGATCGGTGACATTCGTTTGAAAGAAGAACTCGTCGGTGTCGCTGGCGACGTTTATATCCTGGATGCCAGCGTAGCGACGCCGGCTCATTTCGCTAAATTCACGCCTACGGTCGTGAAGAAATTCCTGGTTTGCGTGCAAGAAGCATACCCGGTGAAGCTGAAGGAGGTGCACGTCGTGAACGTCAGCCCGCTCGTGGACACTATCGTGAACTTCGTGAAGCCGTTCATCAAGGAGAAGATCCGCAACAGGATCTTCATGCACAGCAACCTGGAAACATTGTACGATTACATACCCCAGGAAATATTGCCGAAGGAGTACGGCGGTGACGCAGGACCAATTCAGGATATCCATG ATACCTGGATGAAGAAGCTGGAAGAGTACGGGCCGTGGTTCAAAGAACAGGAATCTGTAAAATCGAACGAAGCTCTTCGACCTGGGAAACCAAAAACACAAGACGATCTGTTCGGCCTCGACGGATCGTTTCGACAATTGTCCATCGATTAA
- the LOC117218442 gene encoding alpha-tocopherol transfer protein-like isoform X3 produces MLLIQPSEEMSKQIREELNENVTTRDKDVEIIKEWLSKQPHLPKFDDDQRIMTFLRGCKFSLEKCKRKLDMYFTMRTAIPEFFADRDITRPELREISKLIQIPPLPGLTKNGRRVIIMRGIDKEIPTPNITEAMKMVMMIGDIRLKEELVGVAGDVYILDASVATPAHFAKFTPTVVKKFLVCVQEAYPVKLKEVHVVNVSPLVDTIVNFVKPFIKEKIRNRIFMHSNLETLYDYIPQEILPKEYGGDAGPIQDIHDTWMKKLEEYGPWFKEQESVKSNEALRPGKPKTQDDLFGLDGSFRQLSID; encoded by the exons ATGTTGCTGATTCAGCCGTCAGAGGAGATGTCGAAACAGATTCGCGAGGAGTTGAACGAGAACGTAACGACACGCGACAAAGACGTCGAAATCATCAAAGAATGGCTATCCAAACAACCACATTTGCCCAAGTTCGATG aCGATCAAAGGATAATGACGTTCCTGCGAGGCTGTAAGTTCTCCTTGGAAAAGTGCAAAAGAAAGTTGGACATGTATTTTACGATGAGAACAGCGATCCCCGAGTTTTTCGCTGACCGAGACATTACGAGGCCAGAACTGAGGGAAATCAGCAAACTGAT ACAAATCCCACCGTTGCCCGGTCTGACGAAAAACGGTCGTCGCGTGATCATCATGCGGGGAATCGACAAGGAAATACCTACCCCGAACATAACGGAGGCGATGAAGATGGTGATGATGATCGGTGACATTCGTTTGAAAGAAGAACTCGTCGGTGTCGCTGGCGACGTTTATATCCTGGATGCCAGCGTAGCGACGCCGGCTCATTTCGCTAAATTCACGCCTACGGTCGTGAAGAAATTCCTGGTTTGCGTGCAAGAAGCATACCCGGTGAAGCTGAAGGAGGTGCACGTCGTGAACGTCAGCCCGCTCGTGGACACTATCGTGAACTTCGTGAAGCCGTTCATCAAGGAGAAGATCCGCAACAGGATCTTCATGCACAGCAACCTGGAAACATTGTACGATTACATACCCCAGGAAATATTGCCGAAGGAGTACGGCGGTGACGCAGGACCAATTCAGGATATCCATG ATACCTGGATGAAGAAGCTGGAAGAGTACGGGCCGTGGTTCAAAGAACAGGAATCTGTAAAATCGAACGAAGCTCTTCGACCTGGGAAACCAAAAACACAAGACGATCTGTTCGGCCTCGACGGATCGTTTCGACAATTGTCCATCGATTAA